CTTATCAGCCCCGGGTGGGACGAAAAGGTTCACCAAAGCGCCCTCGATCACGGCGTCCCCTGGTTCCCAGGGGTAGCCACCGCTACCGAACTGATGACGGCACGCTCCGCTGGTATCAAAACCGTCAAACTTTTCCCCGCCGCGCAGCTGGGCGGAACAGCCTTCATTGACGCACTGACAGCAGCCTTCCCCGGAACCACATTTCTCCCTTCGGGAGGCATCAATATCGCCGAGGTCCCCGAGTACCTCCGTCGCCCCTCCGTCCTGGCAGTAGGTGGAAGTTGGATCGCGGGGCGCTCCCTCATCGCTTCGGGATCCTTCATCGAGATCGAAGACAGCTGCAGGAACGCCATGAGGACACTGCAATGAAGCGGCGGGTATTCACCTTTGGTGAGACGATGGCATTGTTCCGGGCCGGCTCGCCCGGAGGAATAGAGACGACCAGCGAAGCCAAAATTGGTATCGGTGGTGCTGACAGCAACGTCGCCATAGGCCTCAGCAGACTAGGCGTGTCGACCCAGTGGGTAGGTAGGGTAGGCGACGACTCCCTCGGAAGGCGTATTCAGCGGGAACTGCGGGCAGAAGGAATCGATACCCATGTAATCGTCGACCCGGCTCCCACCGGGCTCATGATCAAGGACCATCGTACGCCCCACACCACTCAGGTGCTGTTCTATCGACGCCACAGCGCAGGCAGCCGGCTCGCACCAAAAGACATCTCTCGGGACATGATCGCCCACGCCGGCATTGTCCATATCACAGGGATCACGGCGTCGCTCTCCAGCTCAGCTGAGGACGCCACCTTCACTGCCATCCAATACGCCCGCGAGGAAGGCGCCCAGGTGAGCTTCGACGTCAACCACCGACCAAGGCTCTGGCTCGACGATGACCCTGCTCCGTTGTACCGGAAAATCGCTAAGAGCAGCGACATCATCTTTGCCGGAAGCGATGAAGCACGGCTTCTGCTTGGCCAGGGAATCAGCTCCAACTCGACCTGGCTCGCCTGTGAGCTCGCAGAACTCGGACCGCGCGAAGTCATCATCAAACTCGGTGCAGACGGCTGTGTCGCAGATATTTCGGGTCAGGCATACACCCAGCCCGCAGTGCCGGTCACTGTCGTCGACACGGTCGGGGCCGGGGATGCGTTCGTCGCCGGTTATCTGGCTGCGCTCATCGAAGGAGCAGACCCCGCGGCGCGACTACGCCGCGCAGCAACCGTTGCAGCGTTCAGCTGTTTGAACGACGGGGACTGGGAAGGCCTGCCCCGGCAAGAAGACCTGCATCTCCTGGAAACACAGGACCCGGTGGACAGATGACTGAACTGACAATGAACACCTTGCGCACCGGTGTCCGCATATCCAACCTTGGCTTGGGCGCATCTCAGTTCGGCAACCTGAACCGGCTCACGACCGACCAGGCATCAACAGAGGCCGTCGCACGCGCATACGAACTAGGGCTGCGGTACTTCGACACCGCTCCCCACTACGGTCTGGGACTTTCGGAGTTGCGGCTTGGCGCTGCACTGCAGGCGCTGGACCGCGACGACATCGCCGTGTCCACGAAAGTTGGCCGACTCCTGCTCGATAGTCCGGAGACAGCGGATCGACTCGACGACGAAGGCTTCCTCGTCCCGGCCGCACGCAAACGAGTTTGGGACTTCAGCCGCGATGGCATCCTCCGATCTGTGGAGGAGAGCCTTCAACGGCTTCAGGTCGACACACTTGCG
This genomic window from Arthrobacter sp. 24S4-2 contains:
- a CDS encoding bifunctional 4-hydroxy-2-oxoglutarate aldolase/2-dehydro-3-deoxy-phosphogluconate aldolase, whose translation is MLPIVVVDNAEHAEALGTALLDGGINQVEVTLRTEAAVEVIRRLAAIPELTVGAGTVLSATDVDRVTDAGAKFLISPGWDEKVHQSALDHGVPWFPGVATATELMTARSAGIKTVKLFPAAQLGGTAFIDALTAAFPGTTFLPSGGINIAEVPEYLRRPSVLAVGGSWIAGRSLIASGSFIEIEDSCRNAMRTLQ
- a CDS encoding sugar kinase; translation: MKRRVFTFGETMALFRAGSPGGIETTSEAKIGIGGADSNVAIGLSRLGVSTQWVGRVGDDSLGRRIQRELRAEGIDTHVIVDPAPTGLMIKDHRTPHTTQVLFYRRHSAGSRLAPKDISRDMIAHAGIVHITGITASLSSSAEDATFTAIQYAREEGAQVSFDVNHRPRLWLDDDPAPLYRKIAKSSDIIFAGSDEARLLLGQGISSNSTWLACELAELGPREVIIKLGADGCVADISGQAYTQPAVPVTVVDTVGAGDAFVAGYLAALIEGADPAARLRRAATVAAFSCLNDGDWEGLPRQEDLHLLETQDPVDR